In Aspergillus flavus chromosome 3, complete sequence, one genomic interval encodes:
- a CDS encoding synaptic vesicle transporter produces the protein MTSESRGIDPAWPPGTVRIEGAFGSDQGSNIILQPKPSHDPNDPLNWSPWRKHLNFSLVSYYVIMVFALIDVATVTWGPVNAELGFSFEILNDSYAAGCGALCIGSVIIIPFALKYGRRPVYVFSTAFQCAISVWTARMMNVADLMLVNILSCVVGALAEVLVQMTVADIYFVHQRGLMNGIYVWIMTVGTSLSPLAGGYIVDSQGWRWVWWWMVILFGAGFAAFLFLYEETKFVATPIERVPPSMSPEKTPNRKGDFEHQENVTKYEENPQADSKIQVEAEIGNWIDPSIRKKTYLQRLALWTISPSSLANFARHSYEPFVMLFTIPAILFMAVVYGAMTAAVTVTVTTLSSWMTIAPYNFTAAQIGLMGLPSFIGTSLGILLAGPLSDKLIVLLARRNNGIYEPEMRLWLSLAFTPFVPAGLIMFGIGLDKGLPWPVPAVGLGLASFGSTPPSSVSLTYLTDAYTDIVAGSLVGVTFIRNLISTVFVFALAPWIASSGLTGFYITFSVILTVILLGNILFLIYGKKLRVLGARRYLYFAGNQIDLRE, from the exons ATGACATCTGAAAGCAGGGGTATTGACCCAGCGTGGCCACCTGGGACTGTTCGCATTGAAG GAGCTTTCGGGTCTGACCAGGGATCGAACATTATTCtacaaccaaaaccaagtcATGACCCCAACGACCCGCTT AATTGGTCCCCATGGCGCAAGCACCTCAATTTTTCCTTGGTTTCCTACTATGTGATCATGGTCTTTGCATT AATTGATGTGGCAACGGTTACTTGGGGTCCTGTCAACGCTGAGCTCGGCTTTAGCTTCGAGATCCTGAATGACAGCTACGCAGCAGGATGTGGGGCGCTCTGCATCGGAAGCGTGATTATCATCCCCTTTGCCCTTAAATATGGTCGACGGCCGGTATATGTCTTCAGTACGGCGTTCCAATGTGCTATCAGCGTATGGACGGCACGGATGATGAACGTCGCGGACTTAATGTTAGTCAACATCCTGAGCTGCGTTGTAGGGGCATTGGCAGAGGTGCTGGTTCAGATGACTGTAGCAGATATCTATTTCGTCCACCAGAGGGGATTGATGAATGGTATCTACGTCTGGATTATGACAGTGGGGACTAGCCTGTCTCCACTGGCCGGCGGGTACATCGTGGACTCTCAGGGCTGGCGTTGGgtctggtggtggatggtgATTTTATTTGGTGCTGGATTCGCCGCTTTTCTATTCCTCTatgaagaaacaaagttCGTTGCGACCCCTATTGAGCGGGTTCCTCCCTCCATGTCACCAGAAAAAACTCCAAACAGAAAGGGAGACTTTGAACATCAAGAAAACGTGACGAAATATGAAGAAAATCCACAGGCAGACAGCAAGATTCAAGTGGAGGCTGAAATAGGAAACTGGATCGACCCTTCTATTCGCAAGAAGACCTATCTGCAGAGGCTTGCGCTGTGGACCATCTCACCAAGCTCTCTGGCCAATTTCGCACGCCATAGCTACGAACCCTTTGTCATGCTTTTCACAATTCCGGCCATATTATTCATGGCTGTTGTGTATGGAGCCATGACAGCCGCAGTGACTGTTACCGTCACAACACTTTCATCGTGGATGACCATTGCTCCATATAATTTCACTGCCGCGCAGATTGGCCTGATGGGTCTGCCCTCATTTATAGGCACATCCTTGGGGATTCTCCTCGCAGGGCCCTTGAGTGACAAACTCATTGTCCTTCTCGCGCGGAGAAATAATGGGATCTATGAGCCTGAGATGCGCCTCTGGCTATCCTTGGCATTCACTCCCTTTGTACCTGCTGGACTGATCATGTTTGGAATCGGTTTAGACAAGGGGCTTCCGTGGCCTGTTCCAGCTGTAGGCCTCGGATTAGCCTCCTTTGGCTCAACACCGCCTAGTAGCGTCTCTCTAACATATCTTACTGATGCCTACACCGAT ATTGTGGCGGGCTCTCTGGTGGGTGTCACCTTCATCCGTAACCTCATCTCCACGGTATTTGTGTTTGCTCTGGCTCCGTGGATCGCCAGTTCCGGGTTGACGGGCTTTTACATTACATTCAGTGTGATCTTGACCGTCATACTCCTTGGCAACATTCTGTTCCTCATATACGGCAAGAAACTTCGCGTTCTGGGAGCGAGGAGATATCTGTATTTTGCAGGGAACCAGATTGACCTGCGCGAATGA
- a CDS encoding uncharacterized protein (domain of unknown function-domain containing protein): MAPPTSAERTSEDSSSPTQPFLEQRIPFREEFLRPPRSSLSWFIHILAFCVSLTLGLVALTMKPSALQCTHQLSPYSPLIEEGLIKYESKNFDNEFDKPSNYRGQPSKLTEASWKALWETPAIGVPREKLEVLNKSGPTSLNWFHAPPSPDHGARDELAALVEVFHQLHCINTLRLEVHKDSYHDHFGEWPDGSGPGNEAIKKTHIDHCIELLRITLMCTSDVTPLLFIDDPHAFQGRTPDFNTMHSCRNFWEIREWVEKMGLPPLS, from the exons ATGGCACCTCCAACATCAGCTGAACGCACCTCGGAGGATAGCTCTAGTCCTACCCAACCATTCCTCGAACAGCGGATTCCTTTCAGGGAAGAATTCCTGAGGCCGCCGAGAAGCAGCCTCAGCTGGTTCATCCACATTTTGGCCTTCTGTGTCTCTCTGACGCTCGGCCTGGTTGCACTTACAATGAAGCCAAGCGCCCTACAATGTACCCATCAACTGTCACCATATT CTCCTCTAATTGAAGAAGGGCTTATCAAGTATGAATCCAAAAATTTCGACAACGAATTCGACAAACCTTCGAACTATCGGGGACAGCCCAGCAAGCTTACCGAAGCGTCGTGGAAAGCGCTCTGGGAAA CTCCTGCAATCGGAGTACCAAGAGAAAAGTTAGAGGTGCTCAATAAGTCCGGTCCGACAAGTTTGAACTGGTTTCACGCGCCTCCCAGTCCTGATCATGGGGCCAGGGATGAACTCGCTGCCTTGGTTGAGGTCTTCCACCAGTTGCACTGCATA aatacGCTCCGTTTGGAAGTCCATAAGGACAGCTACCATGACCATTTTGGTGAATGGCCAGATGGAAGTGGCCCTGGGAATGAGGCAATCAAAAAGACCCATATAG ATCACTGCATTGAACTCCTGCGCATTACCCTTATGTGCACCTCGGATGTGACACCTTTACTGTTTATAGATGACCCACATGCCTTTCAAGGACGAACTCCTGATTTCAATACTATGCACTCGTGTCGAAACTTTTGGGAGATCCGTGAATGGGTTGAGAAAATGGGTCTGCCTCCATTGTCCTGA
- a CDS encoding uncharacterized protein (domain of unknown function-domain containing protein), with translation MIAPADAVCIEPSSCSPMIMKRLLHDIRHKEGMSPQRHLYTHVGSNGLSTSPPSFVARTVPWFLQLAFFFTAFGFLAFRYQTVATDQVCTSRLSSYSPVIDAGIIRYTSYNIAGDFEQPSIYRGRPTNQTETAWNKLFMAPGINIPETKLPLLNKSSTASWLRTPKKNGDGYVGYLEVFHQLHCLHMVRLKIYEKAYEEEFGYPASQFESQGTAVTATHIDHCLETLRLNVMCTADVTPVMIVADDTAPLGRYVDFNTMHKCRNFWDIRAWVDQNKVID, from the exons ATGATAGCTCCTGCTGATGCCGTCTGCATTGAGCC CTCATCGTGCAGTCCGATGATAATGAAACGCCTCTTACACGATATTCGACACAAAGAGGGTATGTCTCCCCAGAGGCACCTATACACCCATGTGGGCTCGAATGGATTGTCTACCTCCCCTCCCTCCTTTGTGGCCCGCACAGTCCCCTGGTTCCTCCAactggctttcttcttcactgcATTTGGCTTCCTCGCCTTCAGGTATCAGACAGTCGCTACAGACCAGGTGTGCACATCCCGACTTTCCTCCTACT CACCCGTTATAGATGCAGGGATCATCCGATATACATCCTACAACATAGCGGGTGACTTTGAACAACCGTCCATCTATCGGGGGCGACCTACCAACCAGACAGAGACCGCATGGAATAAACTGTTCATGG CACCGGGCATCAACATCCCAGAGACGAAGCTGCCCTTGCTCAATAAATCGTCGACTGCGAGCTGGCTCCGAACCCCGAAGAAAAATGGGGATGGTTACGTAGGGTATCTGGAGGTGTTTCACCAGCTGCACTGCTTG CACATGGTCCGGCTAAAGATTTATGAGAAGGCGTACGAGGAAGAATTTGGGTATCCAGCGTCCCAATTTGAGTCACAAGGTACCGCCGTTACAGCCACACATATAG ATCATTGTCTCGAGACGCTCCGGTTGAACGTGATGTGCACAGCTGATGTTACTCCGGTGATGATTGTGGCAGATGATACAGCGCCTCTGGGTCGCTATGTTGATTTCAACACCATGCACAAATGTCGCAATTTCTGGGACATTCGGGCATGGGTTGACCAGAACAAAGTCATAGATTGA
- a CDS encoding uncharacterized protein (of unknown function-domain containing protein), with protein sequence MAQTERLQTFASKPRVFILSDISNEPDDAESLVRYLLYSNQFQTEGLVACTSTWMKTKVCPQDMHKIIDGYEKVVDNLNAHAHPQDPYPTAAEGGQLLLERIEADSTEPLWVLCWGGTNVLASVLLKIQNTKSEAVAAALRSKLRVYTISDQDDTGVWIRHRYPDIFYICSVHGWNMYGMAAWCGISGDGWYGFDKGGPDPSKISKEWIRENIQIGPLGSTYPDYMFIPEGDTPTFLYLIQNGLGVPERPEWGSWGGRYIATDISGKGLRNGHYSDTVDEAVGLDGKTHKSNHATIWRWRDAFQNDFAARMQWTLSPELSKANHQPVIILNGSKGLEPLHFELEAGSTFELNASETYDPDTNDSLTFTWYQYKDPSATQWSVHHEVGQLQFESLNSTGSKVKVTVPPPEKCCLELISREALPRGQLLHIVLEVKDNGTPPLTSYRRVTVQTLNEKLLGGGGGAEAIGDVMRDMM encoded by the exons ATGGCACAGACCGAGCGTCTCCAGACATTTGCTTCCAAGCCGCGGGTGTTTATCCTGAGCGACATCTCCAACGAACCCGACGATGCGGAGTCGCTGGTTCGGTATCTTCTCTACTCGAATCAGTTCCAGACCGAGGGATTGGTCGCCTGTACATCGACATGGATGAAGACCAAGGTGTGTCCACAGGACATGCATAAGATTATCGATGGTTACGAAAAGGTGGTCGATAACCTGAATGCCCACGCCCATCCACAGGATCCGTATCCGACCGCAGC CGAGGGCGGCCAATTACTACTAGAGCGTATCGAGGCGGATTCGACCGAGCCTCTTTGGGTTCTGTGCTGGGGTGGCACCAATGTGCTCGCCTCGGTCTTGCTCAAGATCCAAAATACCAAGTCGGAAGCAGTTGCGGCAGCACTCCGCTCCAAGCTGCGTGTGTATACGATATCCGACCAGGATGATACCGGTGTATGGATCCGCCATCGATACCCCGATATCTTCTACATTTGCTCGGTTCATGGATGGAATATGTACGGCATGGCAGCCTGGTGCGGTATCTCGGGCGATGGCTGGTATGGATTTGATAAAGGCGGTCCCGATCCCAGCAAGATCAGCAAGGAATGGATTCGGGAGAACATTCAGATCGGACCTCTTGGTTCCACATACCCGGACTACATGTTCATCCCCGAAGGCGATACCCCAACCTTCCTTTACCTGATTCAGAATGGTCTTGGGGTGCCAGAACGTCCAGAATGGGGTTCGTGGGGAGGTCGCTACATTGCAACGGACATCAGCGGCAAAGGTCTCCGCAATGGACACTACAGTGACACCGTCGATGAAGCAGTTGGACTAGACGGAAAGACGCACAAATCCAATCATGCGACGATCTGGCGCTGGCGTGATGCTTTCCAAAACGATTTTGCGGCGCGCATGCAGTGGACACTCTCACCTGAGTTGAGCAAGGCCAATCACCAAcccgtcatcatcctcaacgGCAGCAAAGGATTAGAGCCCTTACATTTCGAGTTGGAGGCGGGTTCGACATTCGAGCTCAACGCTTCCGAGACATATGACCCGGACACCAACGATTCACTTACGTTCACATGGTACCAGTATAAAGACCCGAGCGCGACGCAGTGGTCTGTCCACCACGAAGTTGGACAGCTGCAATTTGAATCCCTGAACTCCACTGGCAGCAAGGTCAAAGTGACTGTGCCGCCACCTGAGAAGTGTTGTCTTGAGCTTATCAGTCGTGAAGCGCTCCCTCGAGGCCAGTTACTGCACATTGTTTTGGAGGTGAAAGACAACGGAACACCACCATTGACTAGCTACCGACGAGTCACTGTCCAGACTTTGAACGAGAAGCTGCTGggcggtggaggtggtgcGGAGGCCATCGGCGACGTTATGAGAGACATGATGTAA
- a CDS encoding putative sugar transporter, translating into MLGSFKQSALYQELNARLVFIGCFVSLGAMGFGFDNSWWGGALGLDQFNKKYGAYDPSTGGYSLPSEKQSAGTGTGSAGIILGCLAAPWLCSHLGRKPTLLVMSGLLAVGTVLEASAITSFWQLVVGRIVVYSGIGVASNVVPMYQSECAPTKVRGAFLTAYSIWNTFGGFMGTLVVFLCQNIKSEWAYLTVILCQLFVPVGIVLGYAFLPETPRYLVYRGRLEEAEASMKVLFGPDYNAKEEIQLLQLQLEEQREFHKATSLLDCFRGVNLRRTVVAMGTQILQQAQGISFINNFIVTFMEQLGFPDPLKSNVIVQSCGLVANLISLYTFDKLGRRINMLVGALLMAAMMMGVGGASAHGTDNLSLMTQNGCVAMLILWYVFYGLSWGPGVWILSGEIGTGQLRERTLLLASLGSFVTSVPINFVNPYVQAAIGGRVTFIYGSFSVAAIAFVYFLLPETKDRSLEELDEMFQNKVPTREFYTYVCTGLGAQITQLENKDDHGDMKVKQVEHVEAAL; encoded by the exons ATGTTAGGGTCCTTCAAGCAGTCCGCTCTCTACCAGGAGCTGAATGCCCGTCTCGTGTTCATCGGGTGCTTCGTCTCCTTGGGCGCGATGGGATTCGGATTTGACAACTCCTGGTGGGGAGGTGCCTTGGGTCTGGATCAGTTCAACAAAAAATATGGCGCGTATGATCCAAGCACCGGTGGATACAGTCTTCCCTCGGAGAAGCAATCGGCCGGCACAGGCACCGGTTCGGCTGGTATCATTCTCGGATGTCTCGCAGCTCCCTGGTTATGCTCACACTTGGGAAGGAAACCGACATTGTTGGTGATGTCGGGCCTCCTGGCTGTTGGCACGGTTCTGGAGGCTTCCGCCATTACCTCCTTCTGGCAGCTGGTGGTTGGCCGTATCGTGGTATATTCCGGCATCGGAGTGGCCTCCAATGTGGTGCCGATGTATCAGTCCGAATGTGCTCCCACCAAGGTTAGAG GTGCGTTTCTGACAGCTTACTCTATTTGGAATACATTCGGTGGCTTCATGGGCACGCTCGTGGTTTTCCTCTGCCAGAACATCAAAAGTGAATGGGCGTATCT CACCGTCATTCTCTGTCAGCTCTTCGTTCCGGTAGGAATCGTGCTTGGATATGCCTTTCTCCCCGAGACCCCTCGATACTTGGTCTATCGCGGACGGCTGGAGGAAGCCGAAGCTTCGATGAAAGTTCTGTTTGGGCCCGACTACAACGCCAAAGAGGAAATTCAGCTCTTACAGCTCCAGCTAGAAGAGCAGCGTGAATTCCATAAGGCAACGAGCTTGCTCGACTGCTTTCGCGGGGTGAACCTGCGACGAACCGTCGTTGCGATGGGTACTCAAATCCTGCAGCAGGCGCAGGGTATCTCGTTTATCAACAACTTTATTGTGACGTTCATGGAACAGCTGGGATTTCCGGATCCATTGAAGTCGAACGTCATTGTCCAGTCTTGCGGTCTTGTGGCCAACCTCATCTCGCTGTACACGTTCGATAAGCTCGGACGGCGTATTAATATGCTCGTGGGTGCGTTGCTCATGGCTGCCATGATGATGGGAGTCGGTGGCGCCAGTGCGCACGGGACCGACAACCTCAGTTTGATGACCCAGAATGGTTGTGTGGCGATGCTCATTCTGTGGTATGTCTTCTACGGTTTATCATGGGGACCGGGTGTTTGGATTCTATCTGGTGAAATTGGAACGGGACAATTGCGAGAACGGACTCTTCTGCTGGCCTCTCTCGGCAGCTTCGTCACCTCCGTTCCCATCAATTTCGTGAATCCATACGTCCAAGCCGCTATCGGTGGTCGTGTCACGTTTATCTACGGCAGTTTCTCGGTGGCCGCGATCGCTTTCGTCTATTTCCTTCTGCCTGAGACCAAAGACCGATccctggaggagctggacgaAATGTTCCAGAACAAGGTTCCTACTAGAGAGTTTTACACGTATGTCTGCACGGGTCTGGGAGCACAGATTACGCAGTTGGAGAACAAGGACGACCATGGTGACATGAAGGTCAAGCAGGTTGAACATGTGGAAGCTGCTTTGTAG